In one window of Cytophagia bacterium CHB2 DNA:
- a CDS encoding Mrp/NBP35 family ATP-binding protein gives MSMNSPNFPIQPQQGPRPVPGAKNIIAVASGKGGVGKTTVSVNLAVALAQKGAKVGLLDADIYGPNVPMMTDTMNAKLTATPEGHIQPIEKFGLKVVSIGYVNEGDTAVIWRGPLVGRMITQFLTEVDWGELDYLIVDLPPGTGDAQLTLSQAVALTGAVIVTTPQDVALSDAKKGINMFRKVEVPVLGVIENMSYFSCPHCGKRTEIFSHGGGQEAARKFEAPFLGEVPLNMAIRVGGDEGRPIVTQNTQAEIQTAFQKIAEKLIQQIDELNAKSGKGRELLGKVFKLS, from the coding sequence ATGAGCATGAATTCTCCCAATTTTCCCATACAACCACAGCAGGGTCCGCGCCCGGTGCCGGGCGCCAAGAACATTATCGCGGTTGCCAGCGGCAAAGGCGGTGTAGGCAAAACTACGGTGTCTGTCAATCTCGCGGTGGCGTTGGCGCAAAAAGGCGCGAAAGTCGGCTTGTTGGACGCCGACATCTACGGCCCGAATGTTCCGATGATGACGGATACGATGAATGCGAAACTTACCGCCACACCCGAGGGGCATATTCAGCCGATTGAAAAATTCGGATTGAAAGTCGTGTCGATTGGTTACGTCAACGAAGGCGATACCGCGGTGATTTGGCGCGGGCCGTTGGTGGGACGCATGATCACACAGTTTCTGACAGAAGTGGATTGGGGCGAATTGGATTACCTGATTGTCGATTTGCCGCCGGGCACGGGCGATGCGCAGTTGACGCTTTCGCAAGCGGTCGCGCTGACCGGCGCGGTGATCGTCACCACGCCGCAAGACGTTGCACTCAGCGACGCCAAAAAGGGCATCAACATGTTTCGTAAAGTCGAGGTGCCGGTGCTGGGCGTCATCGAAAACATGAGTTACTTTAGTTGCCCGCATTGCGGCAAGCGCACCGAGATTTTTTCGCACGGCGGCGGGCAGGAGGCGGCGCGAAAGTTCGAAGCGCCGTTTCTCGGCGAAGTGCCGTTGAACATGGCGATTCGCGTGGGCGGAGATGAAGGCCGGCCGATTGTGACGCAGAACACCCAAGCTGAAATTCAGACGGCCTTCCAAAAAATTGCCGAAAAGTTGATACAACAAATCGACGAGTTGAACGCGAAATCCGGCAAAGGCCGGGAGTTGCTGGGAAAAGTGTTTAAACTTTCCTGA
- a CDS encoding superoxide dismutase, translating to MAYEYKLTPRPYSDEEAKTLLKDVVSPETSDWHYNTHHKGYVTVLNKIEQALDKANPADANGNYSEIGELKRRYTWNHSGALLHDVYWAVMGGDGDPAKGPEVLRAIEKQFGSFDKWKADFKAASVSAKLSGWGLLVYDALWSKQLINVLVDEHQYGAIWGGVPLIACDVFEHAYYHKDGPGRAKYIDNFIAKLHWGRINDRFKAFVK from the coding sequence ATGGCTTACGAATATAAGCTGACCCCGCGCCCCTACAGCGACGAAGAAGCAAAAACGCTGCTGAAGGACGTGGTTAGTCCGGAAACCTCGGACTGGCATTATAATACGCATCACAAAGGCTACGTCACGGTACTGAACAAAATCGAGCAGGCGCTCGACAAAGCCAATCCGGCGGATGCCAACGGCAATTACAGCGAGATCGGCGAGCTGAAACGCCGTTACACCTGGAATCATTCCGGCGCGCTGCTGCACGATGTTTACTGGGCCGTCATGGGCGGCGATGGCGATCCCGCCAAAGGTCCTGAGGTTTTGAGAGCGATTGAAAAGCAATTCGGCTCATTCGATAAATGGAAAGCGGATTTCAAAGCGGCCTCGGTTTCGGCCAAGCTCAGCGGCTGGGGCTTGCTGGTTTATGATGCCCTGTGGTCGAAGCAGCTCATCAACGTGTTGGTGGATGAACATCAATATGGCGCGATTTGGGGCGGCGTTCCGCTCATCGCCTGCGATGTGTTCGAGCATGCGTATTATCACAAAGACGGCCCGGGCCGCGCGAAATACATCGACAATTTCATCGCGAAATTGCATTGGGGCCGCATTAACGATCGTTTTAAGGCTTTCGTGAAATAA